A single Paenibacillus kribbensis DNA region contains:
- a CDS encoding PaaI family thioesterase produces MEATQSHSNPQGTLNGGVTSTLADIAIGVAFGTTLQPEESFTTIELKINFLTRTKVLWPMQQVLA; encoded by the coding sequence ATGGAGGCGACCCAAAGCCACTCCAATCCCCAAGGAACACTAAATGGAGGCGTAACAAGTACGCTTGCAGACATTGCGATAGGCGTGGCTTTCGGGACAACCCTTCAACCGGAGGAGAGTTTTACGACCATTGAATTAAAAATAAATTTTTTGACGAGAACCAAAGTCTTGTGGCCTATGCAACAAGTACTTGCATGA
- a CDS encoding ArsR/SmtB family transcription factor produces MTTQKIINDELRVKIFKALADETRLDIIRTLYVSKKEMNCGEVGHIRDTTKSNTSYHLRTLKEAKLIKVRKEAQAKYMSIDLETFQTYLPGFLDTL; encoded by the coding sequence ATGACTACTCAAAAAATAATAAATGATGAGCTCAGAGTCAAAATATTTAAGGCATTAGCTGATGAAACAAGATTGGACATTATACGAACTCTATACGTCAGCAAAAAGGAGATGAATTGTGGAGAAGTAGGACACATTCGCGATACTACGAAATCGAATACTTCGTACCACTTGCGTACTTTAAAGGAGGCGAAATTGATCAAGGTACGAAAAGAAGCTCAAGCGAAGTATATGAGCATCGATTTGGAGACATTTCAAACTTACTTACCCGGATTTCTGGATACGTTGTAG